In Buchananella sp. 14KM1171, the genomic stretch CCAAGATTGACGCGCTGACCGCCCACCTCGATACCGTCTGGCCCGACGCCACGGTGCTGCCTCTCCCGGACCCCGCCGGCTGCCCGGCGGTGGAGCAGGAGGCCAGCCAGCCGCAGGCCCCCGGCCAGGCCGTGATGTGGCTGGCCAACCGCCTCTACTGCACCGACAAGCACCTGGGCACCGCGCTGTCCTCCCTGAAGGATGAGATCACGCAGGCGCAGACGGCGGTGGACAAGGAACTGGACACCGCCCGCACGAACGCGCAGGGCACCCTGGCCGCCGCCACGGCGGAGGTGGACGCGCTGGGCAAGCAGTTGGCTGACGTGATGAACCAGCAGCGCGCCCAGACCCAGAAGGACGTCTCTGACCTGGTCACGGAGGCCAAGGCTAAGACGGAAGCCGACCTCACCAAGGCCCTGGACGACCTCTCGCTGTCCATGAACAACACGCTGGATGGACTGCAGAACGCCCTGTCTCGCTCCGCCGAGCAGTCCGTGTCCGTCTCCACCCAGCTTTCCTCCGAGTTCTCCACGCTGCTGCTCAACCTGGGCCAGCCGGGCACGGACAACCGCCTGGGCTTGATCGGCAAGCTGTACGGCATCACCACGGACGTGGGGGAGACGGGCAACGTGCTCAACGGCGTGGACGGCACGGTGACCAGCTTTGCCGACTCCCGCAAGGGGGCGCTGCGCCGCATCAACCTCCACTCGGCCATCTACCAGCGGGCCCAGCTGTTGGAGGAGTCTTTTAAGCCGTTTAGCACCTCTGAGACCCCGGTGCTCACGGTCGTAACGTTCACCATGGGAGGCGAGTGATGAAGGCAGCTAACCGCGTGGCTGGGGCCGCTAGTGCCCTCCTGGCCTTGGGGCTGCTTGCCGGTTGTGCCGACGACGTTGCCGCACCGCCCGCCCCGGCGCCGACCGTGGAGTCCTACGTGCAGCCCGACGCCGGCCTGACCGCCGCCCTGACGGAGGGGCAGGAGGTGCGCATCGGGGTGCTCGTGGGGCCCGTGGAGGGGGCCGGCGCCGAGTTCCGCCCCCTGGTGGAGGGCGCCAACCTGGCCGCCTACCGGTTCGCGCTGGTCGGGGCCGACGTGAGCCTGGAGGTGGCGCTGGACGACGGCACTGCCTCCGGTGCGGCCAGCGCCGTGAAGTCCCTGCTGGACAAGGGGGTGAGCGGGATCGTGGTTGCCTCCCAGGCCGATTCGCACCTCTCCGATGCGTTGAAGCTCGCCAACGCGGCCGGTAGAGCCGTGATCTCCCTGTATTCGGCCGCCACCGACGCCGAGGTGTGGAGCCTGGCCGCTGACTCTGGCGCCCTGCGCCAGGCGGCGGCCGACGCTCTGGCCGGTGCGAACGCCAAGAAGCCTTTCGTAGCCCTGGCACCCTCCCGGCAGGCGCCCGTGGACGGGGCGCGTTTAGCCACCATCGACGACGCTGCCAAGACGGCCGATGCGATTAAGGCTGCGGTGGATGCCCGCGAGGTGGACTCCGTGGTGGTTTCTGCCCCGGCCGCGCAGAGTGCCGCGCTGGTCACCGCCCTGGATGCGCGCCTGGGTGGGGCGCAGATTCCGATCTTGGTGAGCGCCGAGGCGGTGACGCCGAGCTTCGGTGAGGCGGTGATGGCGGCGGGCGCCGCCGAGGGCCGCCTGCTGACGGTGGGGACCACCTCTGTCGACCTGACCGCCCTGTCCCCGGGGGAGGATGGCAGTGCGGCCTCCGCCTTCTTCACCTCCATGCGCCTGGCCATGGGGGACGCGGACTGCATGAACCTTTACCGCGACGACCCTTGTTCCCAGTCGATGCACCTGGCCGACGCCGCCAGCCATGACGCCGTGGTGGCGCTGGTGCGCGCCGTCGAGGCCGCCGGGAGCACCGAGCCCGCCGCCGTCCGCGAGGCCCTGGCCGGACTGTCCCTGAGCACCGCAGACGGCCTGGCGGGCGGAAGCCTGGACTTCCGCAGCAAGAGCGCGCTGCCCGCCAGCGAGCTGAAGACCCTGCACGCCTCCACCGCAAACCCGGGCATGCGGCCCGTGCCGGCCGGGCAGCAGGGAGCACACTCTTTGTTCTGGTTCTCCGAGTGAACGCATTTGCCCGTCCGAGCGCGCTGGGCAGCCGCTACATCCTCACGGAGTTGATCGGTAGGGGCGCCACTGGCGAGGTGTGGCGTGCCACCGACGTCACCACCGGCCGCCCGGTGGCCGCCAAGGTGCTCAAGGAACACCACAGCGCCGACCCGGCGCTCCTGGCGCGTTTTGTGCAGGAGCGCAACGTGCTGCTGGGCCTGGATCACCCGCAGGTGGTCAAGGTGCGGGACCTGGTGGTGGAGGGCACCACGCTGGCGATCGTGATGGACCTGGTGGAGGGTCCGTCCCTCTCCGCGCTGCTGGCCTCTCGGGGCACGCTGAGCCCCGGTGAGGCGGTGGAGCTGACCATAGGCATCCTGCAGGCACTGGCCACCGCCCATTCCCAGGGGATCGTGCACCGGGACATCAAGACGGACAACGTGCTGTTGGCCGCCTCCGGTCCCCTGGATCGTCACTGCGTGCGCCTGGTGGACTTCGGCATCGCCAAGATCCTGGAGGACTCCCCGGGGGCGCGGGAGGCGATCGGCACGCCCAAGTACATGGCTCCGGAGCTCTTCGCCTACGGCACCGCGTTTGAGACATCCGATGTCTACTCGGTCGGGATCGTGCTCTACCAGCTGCTGGCCGGTCGCACCCCCTTTGGGGGCATGGGCGGCCCGACTGCGGTGGGGATAAGGCACATCGAGTCCCTGCCACCGGTTTTGCCCGTCGATGGCGCGCTGTGGCGGCTGCTGAGCGGGATGCTGGCGAAGAACCCGGTCCACCGCCTGCCCGCCGCAGAGCTGGTTACCGCATTTTGTAACCTACCGCTGTCGGTGTGGCAGGCCCCCGCCCTGCCGGTGCAGCCGGACGTTACCGGCTGGGAGAAGTCCCCGCTGACTATCCCCGGGCGGGAGGAGATCGAGGCGCTGTCTTCCGGCAGGGGAGAGCCGGCCGAGCAGCCCTCGCCCCCGCAGCCAGGTCCTGCTGCCGAGACGGCGGAGGAGGACCCGGACCAGACCTCGCTAAACGACTGGCGCCCACTGCCCAAGCGGGCGGAAACAGCCCCCACACAGGCCGAGCCTGCGGAGTCCGAACAGGCCGGGGACGCCACGCTGCTCAAGAGCGCCGCACTACCTGCCCCCGAGTCCGCCCCCAAGACCGCGCCGGAGAAGAAGAGCCGCAAGCCCCTGTACCTGCTGCTCGGTGCGGCCGCGGGAGTGGTGGCCCTTTCCTTTGGTGCCCTGGCCCTGACCGGCCAGCTGTCCGATGGGCAGAAGGAGGCGGCGAGCCCGGAGATAACCACCCAGGCCGCCCAGCTGGTGGGCGACTTCACGGAGAGCGGCCTGCGCGTGGACCTGGGGGCCGCCTGGGACAAGGAGGTCTCCACCACCCGGTTGACGTTGACCAGCTCCGTGGCGCCGGGCGCGAGCCTTTCGGGCGAGATGCTGGTGGTGATCCCGGACGTGGACGGCGGCTGCGCGCAGGTGGAGGAGCAGGAGGGGCTAACCCGCGTGAAGGCCTCCACGGACGGGTTGAACGTGCCGTGTGGCTACTACTTTGATCTGGAACGCCTCACCGCCGGCCAGAAGCAGGAAGTGACAATTTCGGTAGGCCTGAAGCTGGTGGGCGAGGACTCCAAGGTGCTGGACTCCTACGAGGATTGGTTGCGTGACGTACAGCGCGAAACCGGTGACGCACTGGCCTCCATGACGGGCACCCGCTTCGCCCTGCAACGGGTGACCGGAATCAGCGTCACCGCCACCTCCGTGAGCCTGGAGGGCACCGCCGCCACCCCTGTGCCCTACCTGGTCAAGGCGAAGTGGCGGGGCAAGCACGACGCCGCGCTGGAGACCGACCTGCTCTCGTCTGACACCCTGGACGGCATGGAGGTCGACGCCCTGCTGGACCTGACCGGGGGAGATGGCCTGGACGCGGTCAGCCTGACCACCTGCTCCTCGGCCCGCGTGATCGGCACGCGCGTCCTGGCAGAGCAGCCGGACAACAACTGTTTCGTGGAGATTGAACTGGGCGTCATGAAGAGCCCGCGGGCCAGCTTCCAGGCGCGAATGAAGAATTAGCTCTGCTCGACCTAAACAAGTTTTCTGTTGACAGAACACGAACTCAGACCATAGGGTGTGTTTGTTATCACTGTTGGCGCATGTCTTGATGTGGTGGCAGGGCGGCGTTGATTTCAAGGTTCGCGCCAAGGGTTTTGGTTATTATTCCATAGGTCAGTTTTCCGTTCTGTCACCCCGTCGCATCTCCTGGTTATCCAGATGTGTGCGGAGTTGGATTGCGGGAGGGGTGGAGTTCTTGAAGGTTAAGCTCGTCGTCGCGTCGTGTGTCGTAGCACTATCTATGGGGGCGTGCTCCCAAGGTGAAGTGGCTCAGTCGGGTGGGGTTGTGCAGGGCCAGGCCGTGTATGACCACTTGGCGTGGAAGCCCGAGACAAAGGTCGAACTTGCTCCCCAGAGTCCCGAGCAGATGAGCGCCGATCGCCTTAGCTGGGTGGAGGCAAACCGTACCGTGATGGGAATAGGTGAAAGCGTCCCTGTTCCCGATCTGGTTAGGTGGATAGAGCTAGGGGAAAACCATCAACCAATCGTCGACTGCATGGCCCAAAACGGATTTGCCGTTAGCTTGGATCAGACTGGCGAAGGTTTGCGTTTCGATTCAGCAACAGCAGGCTCGGGCGATTCGGGTGCTTCTCCGGTTTCTCTGCAGATTTGGCTTTGCTACGCGCAGTTCACCCCCAAGAGCGTCGTTGTAGAACATTCTCCAGAGATGGATGCTGTGCTCTACGAGTACTACACGACTTTCTTCGTTCCGTGCATGCGAAACGCGGGTGTGGAGTTTGCTGAGGAACAGCCCTCAAAAGATGTGTGGTTGGCCAGCCGCTTGAACCCGCAGGGTACCTCCGCCCCCATCTGGGAACCAGTGAATCTAGATACCTGGAGCGCGGAGAGCCAGCGCAAGTTTGGATCCTACGAGGCACAGTTAGAGTTGTTTGACCGCTGTCCCGCCCGTCCACCTGCCGCTGCGCTGTACGGTGAGTAACACGAAAGAACGCCAGCGAGGGTAGGGGCAATGAGGCAAGGGAAACGTGAATCCCCCCGTCCGCTGAGGGTTTCCCTCATCGTGCTCTGTGTTGCTGTCTTGGCGGGCTTGAGTTTCTGGGCCGGGATGCAGATTCGAAGTGGTGGGCAGCCTGCGGCAACCCCCGGTGCGGAGCCGGTCTTTGCCACCGCGCAACGGGTTGAAGTAGGTAGAACGCTCACTCTGACAGTGCGGGTTGAACAGCCTCAGACTCCCGTGGCGGCCAATCTGATGTCCGGTGTACTCACGTCACTGCCGGGAGAAGTCAGTGCAGATGTTGGCACTGAG encodes the following:
- a CDS encoding serine/threonine-protein kinase yields the protein MNAFARPSALGSRYILTELIGRGATGEVWRATDVTTGRPVAAKVLKEHHSADPALLARFVQERNVLLGLDHPQVVKVRDLVVEGTTLAIVMDLVEGPSLSALLASRGTLSPGEAVELTIGILQALATAHSQGIVHRDIKTDNVLLAASGPLDRHCVRLVDFGIAKILEDSPGAREAIGTPKYMAPELFAYGTAFETSDVYSVGIVLYQLLAGRTPFGGMGGPTAVGIRHIESLPPVLPVDGALWRLLSGMLAKNPVHRLPAAELVTAFCNLPLSVWQAPALPVQPDVTGWEKSPLTIPGREEIEALSSGRGEPAEQPSPPQPGPAAETAEEDPDQTSLNDWRPLPKRAETAPTQAEPAESEQAGDATLLKSAALPAPESAPKTAPEKKSRKPLYLLLGAAAGVVALSFGALALTGQLSDGQKEAASPEITTQAAQLVGDFTESGLRVDLGAAWDKEVSTTRLTLTSSVAPGASLSGEMLVVIPDVDGGCAQVEEQEGLTRVKASTDGLNVPCGYYFDLERLTAGQKQEVTISVGLKLVGEDSKVLDSYEDWLRDVQRETGDALASMTGTRFALQRVTGISVTATSVSLEGTAATPVPYLVKAKWRGKHDAALETDLLSSDTLDGMEVDALLDLTGGDGLDAVSLTTCSSARVIGTRVLAEQPDNNCFVEIELGVMKSPRASFQARMKN